In a genomic window of Sarcophilus harrisii chromosome 4, mSarHar1.11, whole genome shotgun sequence:
- the DUSP14 gene encoding dual specificity protein phosphatase 14, whose amino-acid sequence MSSRGHSTLPRTLMAPRMISEGELGGIAQITSSLYLGRGSVASNRHLLQARGITCIVNATIEIPNFNWPQFEYVKVPLADMPHAPIGLYFDTVADKIHSVSRKHGATLVHCAAGVSRSATLCLAYLMKYHSVCLLEAYNWVKARRPVIRPNVGFWRQLIDYERQLFGKSTVKMIQTPYGIVPDVYEKESRHLMPYWGI is encoded by the coding sequence ATGAGCTCCAGAGGTCATAGCACACTTCCACGAACTCTGATGGCCCCTCGAATGATTTCCGAGGGAGAGCTTGGGGGCATCGCCCAGATCACGTCTTCCCTCTACCTGGGCCGGGGCAGCGTCGCCTCCAACCGCCACCTCCTCCAGGCCCGCGGGATCACCTGCATCGTCAACGCCACCATTGAGATTCCCAATTTCAACTGGCCTCAGTTTGAGTATGTCAAAGTGCCTCTGGCCGACATGCCCCACGCGCCCATCGGGCTGTACTTTGATACTGTGGCCGACAAGATCCACAGTGTGAGCCGCAAGCACGGCGCGACTCTGGTGCACTGCGCCGCGGGGGTGAGCCGCTCCGCCACGCTCTGCCTCGCCTACCTGATGAAGTACCACAGCGTGTGCCTGCTGGAGGCATACAACTGGGTCAAAGCCCGCAGGCCCGTGATTAGGCCCAACgtaggtttctggaggcagctgaTAGACTACGAGCGTCAGCTCTTTGGGAAGTCGACAGTTAAAATGATACAGACGCCTTATGGCATTGTCCCAGACGTTTATGAGAAAGAGTCTCGACACCTGATGCCTTACTGGGGGATTTAA